The Haloarchaeobius amylolyticus genome window below encodes:
- a CDS encoding two-component system sensor histidine kinase NtrB codes for MSPVLSEADQKGETVVLLLVHQRNRELLSEWLSRHFTVETPTDGALPDSFDLCLFDLVTLRKYHGELERRKAESTPVFLPYLMVMRERERSQLSDDIWDLIDDRVIIPTSQAELGARVSTLLTARWQSLELQELREHEVGTAHAFTESALRAMPDIFYVFDTDLELMRWNDRLAAVAGHSSDELDGFDLTDLVVEDDREALENAFETVLVGGGTVRVESTLVTEDGSEVPYEFTAARLTDPDGECLGIVGVGRDVTDRAVRRELARQNERLERFASIVSHDLRNPLTVANLNLDLGRETGDDEYFEKVERALTRMNDLIEDVLALARKGQVVGEAEPVSLRTAAETAWSSVQTDGATLEVADGQLLLMADDSRLHDMLMNLFRNSVEHGDGTVTVTVGPIDRFGFYVADDGQGIPEKEREKVFEYGYSTSEEGTGFGLAIVRSIAEAHGWQVDLGESETGGVRFEVTDVEFANGGDLPSADDVEGEPGDDEPEETAPRDIRHASDGGDDEEGDDGADATGDDAPVEDAAGP; via the coding sequence ATGTCGCCGGTCCTCTCCGAGGCGGACCAGAAGGGCGAGACGGTCGTCCTGTTGCTGGTCCACCAGCGAAACCGCGAACTGCTGTCCGAGTGGCTCTCCCGGCACTTCACGGTCGAGACCCCGACCGACGGCGCCCTCCCGGACTCGTTCGACCTCTGCCTGTTCGACCTCGTCACGCTCCGGAAGTACCACGGCGAACTCGAACGCCGCAAGGCAGAGTCGACGCCCGTCTTCCTCCCGTACCTGATGGTGATGCGAGAGCGCGAACGCTCGCAACTCTCCGACGACATCTGGGACCTCATCGACGACCGGGTCATCATCCCCACGAGCCAGGCCGAACTCGGCGCGCGGGTGAGCACGCTGTTGACCGCCCGCTGGCAGTCGCTCGAACTGCAGGAACTCCGCGAGCACGAGGTCGGCACGGCCCACGCGTTCACCGAGAGCGCCCTGCGGGCCATGCCGGACATCTTCTACGTGTTCGACACCGACCTCGAACTCATGCGGTGGAACGACCGGCTGGCGGCCGTGGCCGGCCACTCCAGCGACGAACTCGACGGGTTCGACCTGACCGACCTCGTCGTCGAGGACGACCGTGAAGCGCTGGAGAACGCGTTCGAGACGGTCCTCGTCGGCGGCGGCACCGTCCGCGTCGAGTCGACGCTGGTGACCGAGGACGGGAGCGAGGTCCCCTACGAGTTCACCGCGGCCCGGCTCACCGACCCGGACGGCGAGTGCCTGGGCATCGTCGGGGTCGGGCGGGACGTGACCGACCGGGCGGTCCGACGCGAACTGGCCCGCCAGAACGAGCGCCTCGAACGCTTCGCCAGCATCGTCAGTCACGACCTCCGGAACCCGCTGACGGTCGCGAACCTCAACCTCGACCTGGGGCGCGAGACGGGCGACGACGAGTACTTCGAGAAGGTCGAACGCGCCCTCACCCGGATGAACGACCTCATCGAGGACGTGCTCGCGCTCGCCCGGAAAGGGCAGGTCGTCGGCGAGGCCGAGCCGGTGTCGCTCCGGACCGCCGCCGAGACCGCCTGGTCGAGCGTGCAGACCGACGGGGCCACCCTGGAGGTCGCCGACGGCCAGTTGCTCCTCATGGCGGACGACTCCCGGCTGCACGACATGCTGATGAACCTGTTCCGGAACTCGGTCGAGCACGGCGACGGGACCGTGACGGTCACGGTCGGCCCCATCGACAGGTTCGGCTTCTACGTCGCGGACGACGGCCAGGGCATCCCCGAGAAGGAGCGCGAGAAGGTCTTCGAGTACGGGTACAGCACCTCCGAGGAGGGGACCGGCTTCGGGCTCGCCATCGTCCGGTCCATCGCCGAGGCACACGGCTGGCAGGTCGACCTCGGCGAGAGCGAGACGGGTGGCGTCCGGTTCGAGGTGACGGACGTGGAGTTCGCGAACGGGGGCGACCTCCCGTCGGCCGACGACGTCGAGGGCGAGCCGGGTGACGACGAACCAGAGGAGACGGCACCTCGCGACATCCGGCACGCAAGCGACGGCGGCGACGACGAGGAAGGCGACGACGGAGCCGACGCGACCGGGGACGACGCCCCGGTCGAGGACGCGGCCGGCCCGTGA
- a CDS encoding ATPase domain-containing protein, with the protein MAARVSTGIQGLDEVLHGGYIRNRSYLVRGEPGVGKTLLGLHFLIEGVTQGENALFINLGAPEADIRADAEGLGLDLDGVDILDLSPASDFFVENKMYDIFTSPEVERGEFTAVISDAVERYAPERVFVDPLTQFRYLSPDEFQFREEVLSFLQYLKENGCTTLFSSQSTQHFPDDDLQFVSDGNVHLYYGRVLHHVEVTKMRGSEFEKGPQTVEIRNGGMQVFPLLRPGRFKLDYEPVPISSGNENLDALLNGGVERGTTTLISGPTGVGKTTVAMQFLLSAAERGERGVIYLFEESENTFVLRAESLGMPIKALAEQDMISVMQVDAHEHSAEQFSRQVRREVEDGDTRHVLIDGIDGYVASISGEERDLISRLHAVVAYLRNVGVTTFLTSEMETITGQFRPTSRRASYLADNIIFLGYFELGSRLHRSIGVLKKRASGFDHAIHAFSIGDDGITVGKELDNLHGILSGTPMWYERDIPSLEELD; encoded by the coding sequence GGGCGTGACCCAGGGCGAGAACGCCCTCTTCATCAACCTGGGCGCGCCGGAGGCCGACATCCGGGCCGACGCCGAGGGACTGGGCCTGGACCTCGACGGCGTCGACATCCTCGACCTGAGCCCCGCCTCGGACTTCTTCGTCGAGAACAAGATGTACGACATCTTCACCTCCCCGGAGGTCGAACGCGGCGAGTTCACCGCCGTCATCTCCGACGCGGTCGAGCGGTACGCGCCGGAGCGCGTCTTCGTCGACCCCCTGACGCAGTTCCGCTATCTCTCGCCCGACGAGTTCCAGTTCCGCGAGGAGGTGCTGTCGTTCCTGCAGTACCTCAAGGAGAACGGGTGTACGACCCTGTTCAGCTCGCAGTCGACCCAGCACTTCCCCGACGACGACCTCCAGTTCGTCAGCGACGGGAACGTCCACCTCTACTACGGCCGCGTCCTGCACCACGTCGAGGTGACGAAGATGCGCGGCAGCGAGTTCGAGAAGGGCCCCCAGACCGTCGAGATCCGCAATGGCGGCATGCAGGTCTTCCCCCTGTTGCGCCCCGGCCGGTTCAAGCTCGACTACGAGCCGGTCCCCATCTCCTCGGGCAACGAGAACCTCGACGCGTTGCTCAACGGCGGCGTCGAGCGCGGGACGACGACGCTCATCAGCGGTCCGACCGGCGTCGGGAAGACCACCGTCGCCATGCAGTTCCTGCTGTCGGCGGCCGAACGCGGCGAGCGCGGCGTCATCTACCTCTTCGAGGAGTCAGAGAACACGTTCGTCCTCCGGGCGGAGTCGCTGGGGATGCCCATCAAGGCGCTCGCCGAGCAGGACATGATCTCGGTGATGCAGGTCGACGCCCACGAACACTCCGCCGAGCAGTTCTCCCGGCAGGTCCGCCGGGAGGTCGAGGACGGCGACACCCGGCACGTCCTCATCGACGGCATCGACGGCTACGTCGCCTCCATCAGCGGGGAGGAACGCGACCTCATCTCCCGGCTGCACGCGGTCGTCGCCTACCTGCGCAACGTGGGCGTGACGACGTTCCTGACCAGCGAGATGGAGACCATCACCGGCCAGTTCCGGCCGACCTCGCGGCGGGCGAGCTACCTCGCGGACAACATCATCTTCCTAGGCTACTTCGAACTGGGGTCGCGCCTGCACCGCTCCATCGGCGTCCTGAAGAAGCGCGCCAGCGGGTTCGACCACGCCATCCACGCGTTCTCCATCGGCGACGACGGCATCACGGTCGGGAAGGAACTGGACAACCTCCACGGCATCCTCAGCGGGACGCCGATGTGGTACGAGCGTGACATCCCGAGCCTGGAGGAACTCGACTGA
- a CDS encoding threonyl-tRNA synthetase editing domain-containing protein has product MRLLCIHAARLGFEGGAPATEAAKARGPPAPADLSDCLVVSLTVEPGDEAVGVAAEAAAEIRQTAARLNTDSLALLPTEHLSDAPAAGEAVDEVLAAVADALATDHSVTRAPTDWFLALDLASKGHPHAVRSVHVTPADVPPDAGRGEREWTVLTPDGQRLDPVGDQNQLPASLAALVRHDIEGEEPAAAGEPSLDDLLRDRGFAAGDTAGEEPESLHYSPAGTLVRESIRAVVDDLAAAVGATPVESAGGSATPAGSGDRAAAAALRNWTPGPEPRHLFETRTDEPAAASHRPFRGQRGATIPTLTSATSDDAAARDVFVAHAGRAVAAHESLDLAPVATVRTSRTVHDAHADWFGSLAASLDQPVLLDLHDGDGPGWLVRLDLAVVAGERAPVPTGSVKLESLSEDEADGESTVVHCEPVGSLDAAMAALLARGAARAHPRLPTWLSPTQVRFVPIEGEHVAYCVELADRVAAGGGRVDVDDRTADTVGRRLADAEADWVPYVVVVGDREVDGAPLKVQVRATGRETVLTVSELAGRVRDELADVPAVDWSLPRFVSRQGLP; this is encoded by the coding sequence ATGCGCCTGCTGTGCATCCACGCCGCCCGCCTCGGGTTCGAGGGGGGCGCGCCGGCCACCGAGGCCGCGAAGGCCCGCGGGCCGCCGGCGCCCGCCGACCTGTCGGACTGTCTCGTCGTCTCCCTGACCGTCGAACCCGGCGACGAGGCCGTAGGGGTGGCCGCCGAGGCCGCCGCCGAGATACGGCAGACGGCCGCCCGGCTGAACACGGACTCCCTCGCCCTCCTCCCGACCGAGCACCTGAGCGACGCGCCGGCCGCCGGCGAGGCCGTCGACGAGGTGCTGGCCGCCGTGGCGGACGCCCTCGCCACCGACCACTCGGTCACCCGCGCCCCGACCGACTGGTTCCTCGCGCTCGACCTGGCGTCGAAGGGCCACCCCCACGCAGTCCGGTCGGTCCACGTCACGCCGGCCGACGTGCCCCCCGACGCCGGCCGGGGCGAGCGCGAGTGGACCGTGCTGACGCCCGACGGCCAGCGACTCGACCCGGTGGGCGACCAGAATCAGCTCCCGGCATCGCTGGCCGCACTCGTCCGACACGATATCGAGGGCGAGGAACCGGCCGCCGCCGGGGAGCCGTCCCTCGACGACCTCCTGCGCGACCGGGGGTTCGCGGCGGGAGACACCGCCGGGGAGGAGCCGGAATCGCTCCACTACTCGCCGGCCGGCACCCTCGTCAGGGAGTCGATCCGCGCCGTCGTCGACGACCTCGCGGCGGCCGTCGGTGCGACCCCGGTCGAGTCGGCCGGTGGGAGTGCGACCCCAGCCGGTTCCGGGGACCGAGCCGCCGCCGCGGCCCTTCGGAACTGGACGCCGGGTCCGGAGCCCCGGCACCTGTTCGAGACGCGGACCGACGAGCCGGCGGCGGCCAGCCACCGGCCCTTCCGCGGCCAGCGTGGCGCGACGATACCGACGCTCACCAGCGCGACCAGCGACGACGCCGCGGCCAGAGACGTGTTCGTCGCACACGCCGGCCGCGCCGTCGCGGCCCACGAGAGCCTCGACCTCGCGCCGGTCGCCACGGTCCGCACCAGCCGGACCGTTCACGACGCCCACGCGGACTGGTTCGGCTCCCTCGCGGCGAGCCTCGACCAGCCCGTCCTCCTCGACCTGCACGACGGCGACGGGCCCGGGTGGCTGGTGCGCCTCGACCTCGCGGTCGTGGCGGGGGAGCGCGCACCGGTCCCGACGGGGTCGGTGAAACTCGAATCGCTGTCGGAGGACGAGGCCGACGGCGAATCCACCGTGGTTCACTGCGAGCCGGTCGGGAGCCTCGACGCCGCGATGGCCGCCCTGCTGGCGCGTGGTGCGGCGAGGGCCCACCCACGGCTCCCGACGTGGCTCTCGCCCACGCAGGTCCGGTTCGTCCCCATCGAGGGCGAGCACGTCGCGTACTGCGTGGAACTGGCGGACCGGGTCGCCGCCGGTGGCGGCCGGGTCGACGTCGACGACCGGACCGCCGATACGGTCGGGCGTCGCCTCGCCGACGCGGAGGCGGACTGGGTCCCCTACGTCGTGGTCGTCGGGGACCGCGAGGTCGACGGTGCGCCGCTGAAGGTGCAGGTTCGGGCGACCGGCCGCGAGACGGTGTTGACCGTCAGTGAACTGGCCGGGCGCGTCCGTGACGAACTCGCGGACGTGCCGGCGGTCGACTGGTCGTTGCCCCGGTTCGTCTCGCGGCAGGGCCTACCGTAG